The proteins below come from a single Zonotrichia leucophrys gambelii isolate GWCS_2022_RI chromosome 3, RI_Zleu_2.0, whole genome shotgun sequence genomic window:
- the FAM89A gene encoding protein FAM89A has translation MSGPGLPGPGGGAGLPPLPKSLSGLLNSSSSGGGGGQGGRWRDLERLYAQKSRIQDELSGGGRGSPRPPKPPNLDAALALLRKEMVGLRQLDMSLLCQLYSLYESIQEYKGACQADSNADCSYAMENGFFDEEEEYF, from the exons ATGAgcgggccggggctgccggggccCGGCGGCGGTGCGGGGCTGCCGCCGCTGCCCAAGAGCCTGAGCGGGCTGCTGAACTCCTCGTCctcgggcggcggcggcggccagGGCGGGCGCTGGCGGGACCTGGAGCGCCTCTACGCGCAGAAGTCCCGCATCCAGGACGAGCtgagcggcggcggccggggctcGCCGCGCCCGCCCAAGCCTCCCAACCTGGACGCGGCGCTGGCCCTGCTCCGCAAGGAGATG GTTGGCCTTCGGCAGCTGGATATGTCATTGCTGTGTCAGCTCTACTCCCTGTACGAGTCCATTCAAGAGTACAAAGGTGCCTGCCAAGCTGACTCTAACGCAGACTGCTCGTACGCCATGGAAAACGGATTTTTTGATGAAGAGGAGGAATACTTCTAG